A part of Burkholderiales bacterium genomic DNA contains:
- the metG gene encoding methionine--tRNA ligase gives MSRRILVTSALPYANGAIHLGHLVEYIQTDIWVRFQKMQGHEVHYVCADDTHGTAIMLRAEKEGITPEQLIARVLEEHKRDFAGFHVGFDHYGSTNDEATRAVSYDIYRKLRDRAKLITTRSVEQFYDPVKELFLPDRFIKGECPKCGARDQYGDSCEVCGSTYSPTDLKNPYSVVSGAKPVRRSSEHYFFRLSHPDCKAFLEQWTQENDHLQPEAKNKIREWFDQGLNDWDISRDAPYFGFEIPEAPGKYFYVWLDAPIGYLGSFRNLCERRGVDFAAFTDARQAAAENTEMVHFIGKDILYFHALFWPATLHFAGYRTPSRVFAHGFLTVNGEKMSKSRGTFITAESYLAQGLNPEWLRYYYAAKLNATMEDIDLNLDDFVARVNSDLVGKYVNIASRAAGFVVKVFDGKLACVPAAEPKELQAPADRLAVELDPRRLIARFHVSSRTIADFYDRREYGKAVREIMELADMANQYVDEQKPWELAKNESEASRSRLHSVCSAILEFYRLLTIYLKPILPGVAAASERFLNVQALQWSDGLRPLASGHRINRFAHLLTRVERSQIDALIEANKESLQPVPQSHSPQRHALHQEKAVEKSTTTSPQTPLPEGEGLITIDDFNKVDLRVARIVDAEHVEGADKLLKLTLDIGTETRQVFAGIKSAYDPEQLKGRLTVMVANLQPRKMRFGESQGMVLAASGAGPGIFLLAPDEGAQPGMKVK, from the coding sequence ATGTCTCGCAGGATTCTTGTCACCTCCGCGCTGCCCTACGCCAACGGCGCCATTCACCTCGGCCATCTCGTCGAATACATTCAGACGGATATCTGGGTGCGCTTCCAGAAGATGCAGGGCCACGAGGTGCACTACGTCTGCGCCGACGACACCCACGGCACGGCGATCATGCTGCGCGCGGAAAAGGAAGGCATCACGCCCGAGCAGTTGATCGCGCGGGTGCTCGAGGAACACAAGCGCGACTTTGCCGGCTTTCACGTCGGGTTCGACCACTACGGCTCGACCAACGACGAGGCGACCCGCGCGGTTTCCTACGACATCTACCGCAAGCTGCGCGACCGGGCCAAGCTCATCACCACCCGCTCGGTCGAGCAGTTCTACGACCCGGTGAAGGAGCTGTTCTTGCCCGACCGCTTCATCAAGGGCGAATGCCCGAAGTGCGGCGCCAGGGATCAGTACGGCGACTCCTGCGAAGTGTGCGGCTCGACCTACAGCCCCACCGACCTGAAGAACCCCTACTCCGTCGTCTCGGGCGCCAAGCCGGTGCGCAGAAGCTCGGAGCATTACTTTTTCAGGCTCTCGCATCCGGACTGCAAGGCTTTCCTGGAGCAGTGGACGCAGGAGAACGACCACCTGCAGCCCGAGGCGAAGAACAAGATCCGCGAGTGGTTCGACCAGGGACTGAACGACTGGGACATTTCGCGCGACGCGCCCTACTTCGGTTTCGAGATCCCAGAGGCGCCGGGCAAGTATTTCTACGTCTGGCTCGACGCCCCGATCGGCTATCTGGGCAGCTTCCGCAATCTGTGCGAGCGTCGGGGCGTGGATTTCGCCGCCTTCACCGACGCGCGGCAGGCAGCCGCCGAGAACACCGAGATGGTGCACTTCATCGGCAAGGACATCCTTTATTTCCACGCCCTGTTCTGGCCGGCCACGCTGCACTTCGCCGGCTACCGCACGCCCAGCCGCGTGTTCGCTCACGGCTTCCTGACCGTGAACGGCGAAAAGATGTCCAAGTCGCGCGGCACCTTCATTACCGCCGAGAGCTATCTCGCGCAGGGCCTCAACCCGGAGTGGCTGCGCTACTACTATGCCGCCAAGCTCAACGCGACGATGGAGGATATCGATCTCAACCTCGACGACTTCGTGGCGCGGGTCAACAGCGATCTGGTGGGGAAGTACGTCAACATTGCGAGTCGCGCGGCAGGTTTCGTTGTCAAGGTATTTGACGGAAAGCTGGCGTGCGTGCCGGCCGCGGAGCCGAAGGAGCTCCAAGCACCGGCTGATCGGCTTGCGGTGGAGTTGGACCCACGCAGACTGATCGCTCGCTTTCATGTCTCTTCACGCACCATTGCAGACTTCTACGACAGACGTGAGTACGGGAAGGCTGTGCGAGAGATCATGGAACTGGCAGACATGGCCAACCAGTATGTCGACGAACAAAAACCTTGGGAGCTGGCGAAGAACGAAAGCGAAGCTTCTCGGAGCAGACTGCATTCGGTCTGCAGCGCGATCCTGGAGTTTTATCGACTTCTAACCATCTATCTGAAGCCCATTCTTCCCGGAGTGGCGGCGGCGTCAGAACGGTTTCTCAATGTCCAAGCCCTGCAATGGTCGGACGGACTCAGGCCCCTTGCTTCGGGGCACAGGATCAACAGGTTCGCCCATCTCTTGACCCGCGTCGAACGCAGCCAGATCGACGCGCTGATCGAGGCCAACAAGGAATCGCTGCAGCCGGTCCCGCAATCGCATTCGCCCCAGCGCCACGCTCTGCATCAGGAGAAGGCCGTGGAAAAGAGCACAACCACCTCACCCCAGACCCCTCTCCCCGAGGGAGAGGGGCTCATCACTATCGACGATTTCAACAAGGTCGACCTGCGCGTGGCGCGCATCGTCGATGCCGAGCACGTCGAAGGCGCAGACAAGCTGCTCAAGCTCACGCTCGACATCGGTACCGAGACCCGGCAGGTGTTTGCCGGGATCAAATCCGCCTACGATCCGGAGCAGCTCAAGGGCCGGCTCACGGTAATGGTGGCCAACCTGCAGCCGCGCAAGATGCGCTTCGGCGAATCGCAGGGCATGGTGCTCGCCGCAAGCGGCGCGGGCCCCGGTATCTTCCTGCTCGCGCCCGATGAAGGCGCGCAGCCGGGCATGAAAGTGAAGTGA
- a CDS encoding acylphosphatase, giving the protein MTKHLIIHGRVHGVGYRDSMRIRAQELGVTGWVRNRRDGTVEAMVQGPQEAVDSIIAWAKWGPPAARVTRVDIDDGIGDFHSFTIYPTA; this is encoded by the coding sequence GTGACCAAACATCTCATCATCCACGGCCGGGTGCACGGCGTGGGCTACCGCGACTCCATGCGTATCCGCGCGCAGGAGCTGGGAGTGACCGGGTGGGTGCGCAACCGCCGCGACGGCACCGTGGAAGCGATGGTTCAGGGTCCCCAGGAAGCGGTGGATTCGATCATCGCCTGGGCCAAATGGGGTCCGCCCGCCGCTCGCGTCACGCGCGTCGATATCGACGACGGCATCGGCGACTTTCACTCCTTCACGATCTACCCCACTGCCTAG